Within the Gossypium raimondii isolate GPD5lz chromosome 12, ASM2569854v1, whole genome shotgun sequence genome, the region CCAGTTATCAGCTGACTCCCCTGGTGTTATTACAAACGCAAGTGGAAGAATTCTTTCACTGTCATCCTGTGTCACTGCTACCAATAGccgatgggtatatctaccaaacataaaggtactgtcaatttgtaccaatggcttgtagtatggaaatgcgtctcggcattgcttaaaggtccaaaatagtcatttgaacacttggcatccatgTAGCAATCGGTCGTTGTAGTATACATATTCCGTTTGAAGGTCTGTTATAcaacctgggacgtatctctctagcacttgacaccactgtcatatttcattatatgaagcgtcACACCCACTTtgcatcttctccaatgccttttgcttagctatccatgCCTTGTGATAAGAGAACGTGTACCCtatttggctacgaatattggcaattaagactGGCACTGAAGTCCTGGGATCTGTCTTCACCGTgggtagtatcaagctagctaacataactgaatccatcttgggatgatcttctGAAATACCTATaaacggagtacattaaataatgcaatattacataataacaatattatttaaaaaccctaaatactgtacctgcagcacatgtatgtggacttttatacttttaatctcccacaaccctgtcattttccttaacgaggcataaattttccatgaacatgtaccgTATTGCACTGCACACtttgcctcaaacttatcagctTTGGacttaacgacgtggtagttaacgttGTTATTGATGCTATGGTATTttaaagcaccaataaaacttgCCTTGTTggaaaactgattaccaacttcaaattcaccaaaatttaGTACCGAACTTGTACAATCACGCAACCGGTATGGTAGATCTGAAAACTCCAACGCATCGtctgcagacagatcgacattatgcatgtgggctggaggtgagtatgccctGAATCGtggttcttcttcttcatctgaaccccCTTCAACATCTTCAGGTTCAATTGGAATAGGCTCTGGTTCAGAGAATAatgcaacttctgcaccatcgggccctggctctcgaggtggatccatactggagtcatcttctaacctaccatcatctgcaacgtacgaggtcccctcaccggtggacgtcttagggagtacatcatcccttcttctgggcgtTTCATAACGTctccaattggatgtagattgtcaaccactagaagttgacgccgttccccagtacgtatttccagcatcaaacattgACCTACCGAGGTGCATGTCTCATTCACCGACAGAGTGTCATGTAGGTGTTGTGTATTCCACACCATTACCAAACATGGGCTGTTTCGTGTTTTGTAACCCACTAATCGAGTGTCGAGCAGGGGTTGCGTATACCTCTCAAACACCAGTCGCAAGTGCATCATTTGGCGatataaattgtacatataactcaatatagggTGCTCCACTAAtgagatgagtctgcaccattgcctccaagctacgagcaccttttatgtcgaacgagtcatatgtcattggatcaacagaagaacaaaatcgatacgtaatagacagaactttcattggtgTCATTTCGaatattttacgcctaattcttttacgaagttctgtcaaatctatgttctggttaaaaatcagtcgcactgtattctccgataaaaaaataacactgttctcggtgtggcaaacctcactatcatagtaaataacagcactaatacgttcactcatcttcaatttctatcccTTTTAgcctttctaaaatttttttgctgtaacttacgcaatttgagaaaaaaatttgcatcatttatagcctcaggccAAACATgcgctactgtagcaaaagcgcgtccacgtgggagcttctttcagtatTTCTGCTGATAAAGCATCCTAattaaagcgtttttgacactatttgcttagaaacgtctactcgaaaatattttttcaagagctactatagcaaaagcgcgtccacgtgggagcttcttttAGTACTTCTACtgacaaagcatcctgcttaaagcgtttttgacatTATTTGCTCGGAAACgtctactcgaaattattttttcaagagctACTGTAGCAATAGCGCGTCaacgtgggagcttctttcagtacttctgctgacaaagcatcctgcttaaagcgtttttgacactatttgctcagaaacgtctacttaaaattattttttcaagagctACTGCAGCAAAAGTGcatccacgtgggagcttctttaaattaacaaataatttaattacgtaaccctaaaccccaaaccctaatttatttgagttcttacttaaaaaccctaaacactaaaccctaatctaactttataaaaatttataattaatttactcaagtaaccctgaaccctaatttatttgattttttcttaaaaacttttaactctaaaccctaatcaaatttttaattttttaattaaattactcaagtaaccctaaaccctaatttaattgctttttctaaaaaatataaacacgaaaccaaatctaattttaaaaaattataattaatttaattgacaaatcctaaaccctaatcccttatttatttaattttttctctaaaatcttaaacttaaaaacaccaaaatcctaaccctaaccctaaaccaataacctaaaaccctaatcgCAAGAGACACGGGCAAAACGCATCCTTGAGGAAGCGTGTTCCTGCCACGTCCCCTAACATCGCGCTGACGTAGACGCGCTTTCGGGAAAATAAGACaatttcgataaatttaaaaaaatggacttttatatgtaatttaccCCACACatctaaatttttctttataaaaaagaaaaagacattcactattaaaagaaaaggggtTTGACGTTTGGCAGATATGGACTGTCCAGTGTCCAGCTTTTTTGTAAAAGTGGACCAGGCCCCCTACCAACGGCGGCGATCGTCCTTAGAATTCGAAATCAACGGGCATGATTCTCCGATGAAGGAGAAAAGTTAAGAATCGACGTAGCTTTCAATGGAGATGTGTCGGCTAATTATTCAAACAAGTGGCAGATTGTGTGATTCACAGTAGCTtatattttctcctttttcattATGTTATTATCATTTATGCGAACTTTGCGGCCATAAAAGCATATAttataagaagaaaatataaGGTCCTACCAAGTTTGAATTATAGCAAAAAAGCATGTGCTGTGtcactaataatttttaatgcattttaacTGTCATCTATTTTTAAGAGAACAAGTTTTTAAGAATGCAGACAGTCTGACACGTGGAAGTTTATAGTTAACTACTTCCTACCAACATAGTTAATGATGAAAACCAAAATAActgtaaaaaaaagtttattcaTATTTGTAAAACCCATATAAAATATTCCATTTCTTCATtgctattttaaattttgataaataaaaaaatttagatatagGATCGAAACATGTGATTTTTAGGTCATTAGTTTAATCAGCTCAACTTTATTCTttgtagtttaatttaattaaattattaaaactctaaaacaattaaattaaattttaaatttttaaaaaaattaggtacatgaaattgaagatataatattcttttgtggtggatgtaATAAACCTTTAGATATCTCATTAGTCTAACAGTTTATGAAAGATTTAACATGTGTCTAATGGTCGTTACAACTTTTATATGAatcattatattataaatgttatattaaaatccttgaaagatttagaatgctagaagcatatAAAAATTCTTGGGAAACTGTTCAATAcgtttgaataaatatttatataaattgaaattcttGTGAAATAACAAATTGATATAAGATTACACATGCATAATATGTTTGATgcattaaattttggaaatattaaCCGTTATcatttgattaaaattgaaaattgaaaataactaaaataatcaaattaaaatataaaattaaatttacaataaatacaaataggagagtaataacaaaatttaacctttaatttaataaccAAAAAGCAGATAAAGACATtgtcaatatttatttatttttcatcacaCTCCAACTCTAGAGACAAAATCAAGCCAAATGTTAAAAGGGGAcccataaaatccataaaatttATTGGCCTACTTCTAAACAAATCAACCAATGGTGCTTCAAAGTCTTCTTAGTTTAGGCTCATTTCTCCCCCACTGATTTCCTTTGTGTATGAAGTGATACCCATATCCATCATTTGGACCAACTCTCTTCAGCAAATTAACTTACCCTCCCCCAACGAATCCCTTGCTCAAATTAGATTCGAAGTTTCATATCTctctatcattttcttttttttctattctatttatAATAGTAACgatttgacattttaaattttaattttagcatCTAAAATCAATCTTAATCTCGAATCactttaaattttggttaaaaaaaagTACCAATTAAACCAAATACAATGATAAAGTCTAGTAAAAGTCAATGAAATGTGTAGATCAGTAAATattgaaaaacagaaatagTGAGATGATCATATGATAGGAAAAGCTGAGGATTTTGAATTACCTTACCAACCCTCGTTTTATTTGCATTATTGTAGTTGTGTGATAGTCAGTCAAGTTTAGGGTGAGAAATCAGGGAAAACGCCAAAAACGAAGGGAGAGAAGAGAATTTTTTGTAATATGACAATAGAGCAACCTTTTTTTCCCCCCAAGGTTGTTCTTTTTTGATTGTTTGGGGACAGCTTTATTCAAGGCCTTGCTTAACGGCTAAAACTACCCAACTGGAATCCCGTAAAACCTGAAATCACGAAGCATGGACGACAGTCGGCCCTaccttgttttttaatttaatcgcGCCATCGAGCATGGCTTTACTCCCCTCTATAAAACCCCCCCACGCCCATTCCTTCCCTCTCAAGCTCAAACCCTTTCCCTCCCTCTTATTACAAAACACCACCCTCAAAGCCACAATGCCACTCCCTTCCCTTTCTCTCCTCTTCCTCTTCACTTCTCTCCTAATCCCCTCTCCCATTTCCTCTTCCCCTGTTCAAGACCCTGAACTTGTTGTCGAAGATGTGCATAGGTAAATAAACTGCGATCCCATTTTTATGTCATGGTGTCTAAATTGTCACATTTTGTgtagaaataacattttattattactgttgttgttgttgggGCAGGGCCATCAATGCGTCTAGGAGGAACCTTGGATATCTATCCTGCGGCACCGGCAACCCCATTGATGACTGCTGGCGATGTGACCCTAACTGGGAGAAGAACCGCCAGAGGCTAGCAGACTGTGCAATTGGGTTCGGCAAGAATGCCATTGGTGGAAGAgatggtaagatttatgttgtcACTGACTCGAGTGACAATGATGCCGTGAACCCCAAACCGGGAACTTTACGACATGCCGTGATTCAAGATGAACCGTTGTGGATCATTTTTGCCCGGGACATGACCATCCGGTTGAAGGAGGAACTAATCATGAACTCGTTCAAGACCATCGATGGGCGTGGTGCCAGTGTTCACATTGCAGGGGGTCCTTGTATAACCATTCAGTATGTGACCAACATTATCATTCATGGACTCAACATCCATGACTGCAAGCAAGGAGGGAATGCTATGGTGAGGGACTCCCCACGGCATTACGGTTGGCGAACCATATCGGATGGGGATGGTGTGTCTATCTTCGGTGGTAGCCATGTTTGGGTGGATCATAACTCCTTGTCCAACTGCAATGATGGTCTGGTTGATGCCATTCATGGGTCCACCGCAATCACCATCTCAAACAACTACATGACTCACCATGATAAAGTCATGCTTTTGGGGCACAGTGATTCCTATACTCAAGACAAGAACATGCAAGTCACTATAGCCTTTAATCACTTTGGTGAAGGGCTTGTTCAAAGAATGCCAAGGTAAACAATCTCATACTCAAATATCCAAAAAGTGTAAGATTCGAATCCCAGTAtcctaatttttgtttttgtatttacaGATGTAGACATGGGTATTTCCATGTGGTTAACAATGACTACACCCATTGGGAAATGTATGCCATTGGAGGAAGTGCAAACCCAACTATTAATAGCCAAGGCAACAGATTTACAGCACCAAACGATAGATTCAGCAAAGAGGTAAAAACCCATTAATTAACAATATCTGAACacagtttttatttatttatttatttcatttacagtaaaattttgattactttTCATGCAGGTGACCAAGCATGAAGATGCACCAGAGAGTGACTGGAAGAGCTGGAATTGGAGATCGGAAGGCGACCTGATGGTGAACGGTGCATTTTTCACGGCGTCGGGTGCCGGTGCCTCGTCGAGCTATTCCAAGGCTTC harbors:
- the LOC105764766 gene encoding probable pectate lyase 5 — translated: MPLPSLSLLFLFTSLLIPSPISSSPVQDPELVVEDVHRAINASRRNLGYLSCGTGNPIDDCWRCDPNWEKNRQRLADCAIGFGKNAIGGRDGKIYVVTDSSDNDAVNPKPGTLRHAVIQDEPLWIIFARDMTIRLKEELIMNSFKTIDGRGASVHIAGGPCITIQYVTNIIIHGLNIHDCKQGGNAMVRDSPRHYGWRTISDGDGVSIFGGSHVWVDHNSLSNCNDGLVDAIHGSTAITISNNYMTHHDKVMLLGHSDSYTQDKNMQVTIAFNHFGEGLVQRMPRCRHGYFHVVNNDYTHWEMYAIGGSANPTINSQGNRFTAPNDRFSKEVTKHEDAPESDWKSWNWRSEGDLMVNGAFFTASGAGASSSYSKASSLGARPSSLVATITTNAGSLNCKKGSRC